In Chloroflexota bacterium, the genomic stretch CCGAGGCCGGTGATGTGGCGGAGCCGATCAAGGCCAACCTCATTGCCGAGAGCGACCTGATCGAAATTGGGGCTGTCATCACCGGCAGCCAGCCGGGCCGGACATCAAGCGATCAGATCACCTTCTTCAAGTCGTGCGGCGTCGCCGTGCAGGACGTGGCCGCCGGGGGCGAAGTGCTTCGTCGGGCGAAAGAACTGGGGCTGGGAACCGAAACGGCTCTATGATCCGCTCAGCCCCGCGATCCGTGAACCAGCCGGCACCCATCTGAATCGAAATCGATCCACCACAAAGACTCGAAGACTCAAAGTCTCACTAAGAAATCTTTGTGGAACTTTGTGCCCTGGTGTCTTCGTGGTAAGACCATCTTGTCATGAGCGAACTTCCATCTACAGCAAACGTCCTCATCATCGGCGGCGGGGTGATGGGCGCTAGCACTGCCTATCATCTTGCCAAGCGCGGCGTCAAGAACGTCGTCCTGCTCGAAAAAGAATCGTTCTTCGGGCTGGGCGCAACCGGGCGGTGCGCGGGCGGCATCCGCCACCAGTTTGCCACCGAAGTCAACGTCCGGCTTTCGATTGAAAGTTTGCAGATGCTGGACGACCTGGAAGCCGAGACGGGGCAACCGGCTCTGGTTCGCAAGTGCGGCTATCTGCTGATCACCCACCGCGAGACGGATGTGGAAGTCTTCAAGCGCAACGTCGCCTTGCAGAATTTGCTCGGCGTAATGACCCAACTGCTGTCCGGCGATGAGGTGCGGCGCATGATCCCGCTCTGTCATTTCCCCGACGCCATCGCCGGAACGTTTCACTCCAAAGACGGCCTGGCCGACCCGAACAGTGTGGTGATGGGCTATATCAACGCCGCCCGGCGACTCGGCGCAAAGTGTTTGACCGATGTGGATGTGACGGGCATTGAAACGTCAGGTGGAAAGGTGACGGGGGTGAAAACGGCCCGGAGCATGGTGGCGGCTGAAACGGTGGTGGACGCCGCCGGCCCGTGGAGCGCCGTGATCGGCAAGATGGCCGGCGTTGACATTCCACTTGTCCCGCTTCGCCGCCAGTGGCTCACCACCACGCCACTCCCCGAAGTTCCGAAAGATTTTCCATTCGTCATTGACTTTCCGCAAAGCCTGTATTTTCATCGCGAGGGCGATGGCCTGCTCACCGGCATGTCGAACCCGAACGAGAAGATTGATTTTGACCAGAGCGTGGACGACGAGTGGGAGTTGGTGCACATGGAAGCCGCCATCCAGCGCCTGCCGCTGTTGGAGAGGGCGGGCGTGGTTTCGCGCTGGGCCGGGCTGTACGAGGT encodes the following:
- a CDS encoding FAD-binding oxidoreductase, translated to MSELPSTANVLIIGGGVMGASTAYHLAKRGVKNVVLLEKESFFGLGATGRCAGGIRHQFATEVNVRLSIESLQMLDDLEAETGQPALVRKCGYLLITHRETDVEVFKRNVALQNLLGVMTQLLSGDEVRRMIPLCHFPDAIAGTFHSKDGLADPNSVVMGYINAARRLGAKCLTDVDVTGIETSGGKVTGVKTARSMVAAETVVDAAGPWSAVIGKMAGVDIPLVPLRRQWLTTTPLPEVPKDFPFVIDFPQSLYFHREGDGLLTGMSNPNEKIDFDQSVDDEWELVHMEAAIQRLPLLERAGVVSRWAGLYEVTPDAHPILGPTPLGGFYLVAGFSGHGFMHGPICGKLMAEMILDGRASTVDVSMLDYNRFAEGREIREYNVV